One segment of Pseudomonas pohangensis DNA contains the following:
- the ctaD gene encoding cytochrome c oxidase subunit I codes for MSAVIDSHGHAGHDHHHGPAKGLMRWVLTTNHKDIGTMYLWFSFAMFLLGGSFAMVIRAELFQPGLQIVQPEFFNQMTTMHGLIMVFGAVMPAFVGLANWMVPLMVGAPDMALPRMNNFSFWLLPAAFAIMVSTLFSEGGGPNFGWTFYAPLSTTYAPESVTYFIFAVHLMGISSIMGAINIVATILNLRAPGMTLMKMPLFVWTWLITAFLLIAVMPVLAGCVTMMLMDIHFGTSFFSAAGGGDPVLFQHVFWFFGHPEVYIMILPAFGAVSQIIPAFARKPLFGYTSMVYATASIAFLSFIVWAHHMFVVGIPLVGELFFMYATMLIAVPTGVKVFNWAATMWQGSMTFETPMLFAVAFVILFTIGGFSGLMLAIAPADYQYQDTYFVVAHFHYVLVPGAIFGIFASAYFWLPKWTGHMYDETLGKLHFWLSFVGMNLAFFPMHFVGLAGMPRRIPDYNLQFADFNMVSSIGAFMFGSTQLLFLFIVIKCIRGGKPAGDKPWDGAEGLEWTLPSPAPYHTFATPPEVK; via the coding sequence ATGAGTGCAGTGATTGATTCACATGGCCATGCCGGCCATGACCACCACCATGGCCCCGCCAAGGGGCTTATGCGCTGGGTGTTGACCACCAACCACAAGGACATCGGCACGATGTACCTGTGGTTCAGTTTCGCCATGTTCCTGCTCGGTGGCAGTTTTGCCATGGTGATCCGCGCCGAGCTGTTCCAGCCGGGCCTGCAGATCGTGCAGCCGGAGTTCTTCAACCAGATGACCACCATGCACGGCCTGATCATGGTGTTTGGCGCGGTGATGCCGGCCTTCGTCGGGCTGGCCAACTGGATGGTGCCGCTGATGGTCGGTGCGCCGGACATGGCGCTGCCGCGGATGAACAACTTCAGCTTCTGGCTGCTGCCGGCGGCCTTCGCCATCATGGTCAGCACGCTGTTCAGTGAAGGTGGCGGTCCCAACTTTGGCTGGACCTTCTACGCGCCCTTGTCGACCACCTATGCGCCGGAAAGTGTCACCTACTTCATCTTTGCCGTGCACCTGATGGGTATCAGTTCGATCATGGGCGCGATCAACATCGTGGCAACCATCCTCAACCTGCGTGCCCCCGGCATGACACTGATGAAGATGCCGCTGTTCGTCTGGACCTGGCTGATCACCGCTTTCCTGCTGATCGCAGTGATGCCGGTGCTGGCCGGTTGCGTGACCATGATGCTGATGGATATTCACTTCGGCACCAGCTTCTTCAGTGCTGCCGGTGGCGGTGATCCGGTGCTGTTCCAGCATGTGTTCTGGTTCTTCGGTCATCCCGAGGTATACATCATGATCCTGCCCGCCTTCGGTGCGGTCAGCCAGATCATTCCGGCCTTTGCGCGCAAGCCGCTGTTCGGCTACACCTCGATGGTCTACGCCACGGCGAGCATTGCCTTCCTGTCGTTTATCGTCTGGGCGCACCACATGTTCGTGGTTGGTATCCCGCTGGTTGGCGAGCTGTTCTTCATGTACGCCACCATGCTGATCGCCGTGCCGACCGGGGTGAAAGTGTTCAACTGGGCGGCGACCATGTGGCAAGGCTCGATGACCTTCGAGACACCGATGCTGTTTGCCGTGGCCTTCGTCATCCTGTTCACCATCGGTGGCTTCTCCGGACTGATGCTGGCGATTGCTCCGGCGGACTACCAGTACCAGGACACCTACTTCGTCGTAGCGCATTTCCACTACGTACTGGTGCCGGGAGCGATTTTCGGCATCTTTGCATCGGCCTATTTCTGGCTGCCCAAGTGGACCGGCCACATGTATGACGAGACGCTCGGCAAGCTGCACTTCTGGCTGAGCTTTGTCGGCATGAACCTGGCGTTCTTCCCCATGCACTTCGTCGGTCTGGCGGGCATGCCGCGGCGGATTCCGGACTACAACCTGCAGTTCGCCGACTTCAACATGGTGTCGTCGATCGGTGCCTTCATGTTTGGCTCAACGCAGTTGCTGTTCCTGTTTATCGTCATCAAATGCATCCGTGGTGGCAAACCGGCGGGCGACAAGCCCTGGGACGGTGCCGAAGGGCTGGAGTGGACGTTGCCTTCACCTGCGCCATATCACACCTTCGCCACACCACCGGAAGTCAAGTAA
- a CDS encoding cytochrome c oxidase assembly protein, translating into MEQGLSTRKLIQRLLVLVVAMFAFGFALVPIYDVMCKAFGINGKTAGVYEGAQSIDQARQVRVQFLATNSADMVWEFHPIADEVTVHPGATQEMLFVAFNPTDKPMTAQAIPSVAPSKAAAFFHKTECFCFTQQVLQPGERIEMPVRFIVDRDLPEDVHHLTLAYTLFDITARKAPVPVAGR; encoded by the coding sequence ATGGAGCAGGGCTTGAGCACTCGCAAACTGATACAGCGCCTGCTGGTGCTGGTGGTGGCGATGTTCGCCTTCGGTTTTGCCCTGGTGCCGATCTATGACGTGATGTGTAAGGCCTTCGGCATCAATGGCAAGACCGCAGGGGTCTATGAGGGGGCGCAGAGCATTGATCAGGCGCGTCAGGTGCGGGTGCAGTTTCTCGCCACCAACTCGGCAGATATGGTCTGGGAGTTCCACCCCATTGCCGATGAGGTCACGGTGCATCCGGGCGCGACGCAGGAAATGCTCTTCGTCGCGTTCAATCCGACCGACAAGCCAATGACCGCCCAGGCTATTCCCAGTGTGGCGCCGTCCAAGGCTGCCGCTTTTTTTCACAAGACCGAGTGTTTCTGTTTCACCCAGCAGGTATTGCAACCCGGTGAGCGGATTGAAATGCCGGTCAGGTTCATTGTCGACCGTGACCTGCCCGAAGATGTCCACCACCTGACGCTGGCTTATACGCTGTTCGATATCACTGCGCGCAAAGCGCCTGTTCCCGTGGCAGGCCGATAA
- a CDS encoding cytochrome c oxidase subunit 3, whose protein sequence is MTTHEQYYVPAQSKWPIIATIGMATAVYGLATWFNDMSAQRAESHGPLIFSIGGLFLAYMLFGWFGTVIKESRGGLYSPQMDRSFRWGMTWFIFSEVMFFAAFFGALFYVRVFAGPWLDGEGAKGISSMLWPDFDFRWPLLQNPDPGQFKPASSVIDPWHLPLINTILLVSSSFTLTFAHHALKHGKRGAIKAWLALTILLGFAFLGFQVTEYIEAYEELGLTLGSGIYGSTFFMLTGFHGAHVTIGAIMLTVMLVRIMKGHFDAEHQFGFEAASWYWHFVDVVWLALFVFVYVL, encoded by the coding sequence ATGACGACTCACGAGCAGTATTACGTCCCGGCCCAGAGCAAATGGCCAATCATCGCCACCATCGGCATGGCCACGGCGGTCTACGGTCTGGCGACCTGGTTCAACGACATGAGCGCCCAGCGTGCCGAATCCCACGGCCCGCTGATTTTCTCGATTGGCGGACTGTTTCTTGCGTACATGCTGTTCGGCTGGTTCGGCACGGTGATCAAGGAAAGCCGCGGCGGGCTGTATAGTCCGCAGATGGACCGCTCTTTCCGCTGGGGCATGACCTGGTTCATTTTTTCCGAAGTGATGTTCTTTGCGGCGTTCTTTGGCGCCTTGTTCTATGTCCGGGTGTTTGCCGGTCCCTGGCTGGATGGTGAAGGGGCCAAGGGGATTTCCTCGATGCTCTGGCCGGACTTCGATTTCCGCTGGCCGTTGCTGCAGAACCCTGATCCCGGTCAGTTCAAGCCAGCTTCCAGCGTCATCGATCCCTGGCACTTGCCGCTGATCAATACCATTCTGCTGGTCAGTTCGAGCTTCACTCTGACTTTTGCCCACCATGCGCTCAAGCATGGCAAGCGTGGCGCTATCAAGGCCTGGCTGGCGTTGACCATCCTGTTGGGTTTTGCCTTCCTTGGCTTTCAGGTCACTGAATACATCGAGGCCTATGAAGAGCTGGGACTGACGCTGGGCTCCGGTATTTACGGTTCGACCTTCTTCATGCTGACCGGCTTTCACGGGGCGCACGTCACCATCGGCGCAATCATGCTGACGGTGATGCTGGTGCGCATCATGAAGGGCCATTTCGATGCAGAACATCAGTTCGGTTTCGAGGCGGCCAGCTGGTACTGGCACTTCGTCGATGTGGTCTGGCTGGCATTGTTTGTATTCGTTTACGTGCTGTGA
- a CDS encoding twin transmembrane helix small protein, with the protein MLKIAIVLMLLATMASLFSGLFFLVKDEGHGSRVVNALTVRVILTSITVALIAWGFYSGQLTTSASW; encoded by the coding sequence ATGCTCAAGATAGCGATCGTCCTGATGCTGCTGGCAACCATGGCCAGCCTGTTCAGTGGTTTGTTTTTTCTGGTCAAGGATGAGGGGCATGGCTCGAGAGTGGTCAATGCGCTGACGGTTCGGGTGATCCTCACCAGCATTACCGTGGCGCTTATTGCATGGGGCTTCTACAGTGGTCAGCTGACGACTTCAGCCAGCTGGTAA
- a CDS encoding SURF1 family protein, protein MSRFRPGLLPSLVVLLLLPLLLWLGFWQLERADEKRALLAAFEARRSASPVPVSALELTAEPAYTRVVLQGSFDAEHSLLLDNRTRAGVAGVELLQPFYDQPSGLWLLVNRGWLPWPDRRTPPQFTTPENTLKLTGWVYLQPGEGFLLKQTESSGWPKLVNSVDAPALWQVLGRGGAPFQVRLDPGTAAYQVDWPIVAMDPQKHMGYAVQWFAMALALLLLFIYLGIRNARDVDDEFSTEPE, encoded by the coding sequence ATGAGCAGATTTCGCCCGGGCCTGCTGCCTTCGCTGGTGGTTTTGCTATTGCTGCCGCTGTTGCTCTGGCTGGGCTTCTGGCAACTGGAGCGGGCTGATGAAAAGCGTGCGCTTCTGGCTGCATTCGAAGCGCGCCGCAGCGCGTCGCCAGTGCCGGTTAGCGCCCTGGAGCTGACGGCGGAACCAGCCTATACCCGTGTTGTATTGCAGGGCTCTTTCGATGCCGAGCATAGCTTGTTGCTCGACAACAGGACGCGGGCCGGCGTGGCCGGCGTCGAATTGTTGCAGCCGTTCTACGACCAGCCCAGTGGTCTCTGGTTGCTGGTCAACCGGGGCTGGCTGCCCTGGCCGGATCGGCGTACCCCGCCACAGTTCACTACCCCGGAAAACACGCTCAAGTTGACCGGTTGGGTGTATCTGCAACCGGGTGAGGGTTTTCTGCTCAAGCAGACCGAGTCTTCGGGTTGGCCAAAGCTGGTCAACTCGGTGGATGCACCTGCCCTGTGGCAAGTGCTGGGCCGTGGTGGCGCACCTTTCCAGGTCCGTCTGGACCCGGGAACTGCGGCATATCAGGTGGACTGGCCAATCGTGGCCATGGATCCGCAAAAACATATGGGTTATGCCGTGCAGTGGTTTGCCATGGCTCTGGCACTGCTGCTGTTGTTTATTTATCTGGGTATACGCAATGCGAGGGATGTTGATGACGAATTCTCCACAGAGCCTGAATGA